One stretch of Actinomycetota bacterium DNA includes these proteins:
- a CDS encoding VOC family protein — protein MAGFPGISHVALTVTDLDRSREFYGRLLEADPIVDEDAGGFYHVVYALEGGTLLGLHTHPTTNDQPRFSEFRSGLDHLAFGVSSRAELEKWVSRLDELGIDHGGIVDAPYGSGLSFRDPDNIALELFAPPS, from the coding sequence ATGGCTGGATTCCCGGGCATCTCACATGTTGCCCTGACGGTGACTGACCTTGACCGAAGCAGAGAGTTCTACGGACGTCTGCTCGAGGCGGATCCCATAGTGGATGAGGACGCCGGCGGCTTTTACCACGTGGTCTACGCCCTAGAGGGGGGGACCCTTCTCGGTCTGCACACTCACCCAACGACGAACGATCAGCCACGATTCAGTGAGTTCCGTTCCGGCCTCGACCATCTTGCATTCGGAGTGTCCAGCAGAGCGGAGCTGGAGAAGTGGGTGAGCCGGCTGGACGAACTCGGCATAGACCACGGCGGGATAGTCGATGCGCCCTACGGCTCCGGTCTATCTTTCCGGGACCCGGACAACATCGCCCTGGAACTCTTCGCGCCGCCGTCGTAA
- a CDS encoding methyltransferase domain-containing protein, with protein MTVTFDPQQYKRTTREQWEDAAEAWHRWGPALESWLGEATERMLDAAAIGEGSRVLDVAAGAGGQSLAAAARVGATGRVLATDISPSILTYAAEAAAEAGYDNLDTQTVDGEELDVEEGSFDAVISRLGLIYFPDQQRALAGMRRALRPGGRLSAIVYSTPERNEFFSIPVGIIRRRAQLPAPLPGQPGPFSLGSPGVIEETFGQAGFTNVSVITVPAPVRMASAAECVRFERESFGALHQMLGGLADPQREQAWAEIESELSRFETDAGFEGPCELLVASGTKG; from the coding sequence ATGACCGTCACCTTTGATCCCCAACAGTACAAGCGCACGACGCGCGAGCAATGGGAAGACGCCGCTGAGGCGTGGCATCGGTGGGGACCCGCGCTGGAGAGCTGGCTGGGTGAGGCGACCGAGCGGATGCTCGACGCCGCCGCCATCGGCGAAGGCAGTCGTGTGCTGGACGTCGCCGCGGGTGCGGGCGGCCAGTCGCTGGCCGCGGCGGCCCGGGTCGGCGCCACGGGACGGGTGCTCGCCACCGACATCTCGCCGTCGATCCTGACGTACGCCGCCGAGGCAGCGGCGGAGGCCGGTTATGACAACCTGGACACGCAAACGGTCGACGGTGAGGAGCTCGACGTCGAGGAGGGCTCCTTCGATGCGGTGATCTCGCGCCTCGGGCTCATCTACTTCCCCGATCAGCAACGCGCGCTGGCGGGCATGCGCCGCGCACTGCGCCCCGGCGGCCGCCTCTCTGCAATCGTTTACTCCACCCCCGAGCGGAACGAGTTCTTCTCGATCCCGGTGGGCATCATCCGTCGGCGAGCGCAGCTTCCTGCCCCGCTCCCCGGGCAGCCGGGCCCCTTCAGCCTCGGCTCTCCGGGGGTCATCGAGGAGACCTTCGGACAGGCCGGCTTCACCAACGTGAGCGTGATCACGGTTCCCGCCCCCGTGCGGATGGCCAGTGCCGCGGAGTGCGTCCGCTTCGAGCGCGAGTCGTTCGGCGCGCTGCACCAGATGCTCGGCGGTCTTGCGGACCCGCAGCGCGAACAGGCCTGGGCGGAGATCGAAAGTGAGCTCTCCCGCTTCGAGACCGACGCGGGCTTCGAAGGTCCGTGCGAGCTTCTCGTGGCCTCCGGTACCAAGGGATGA
- a CDS encoding AAA family ATPase yields MAQVFTEFIGRSAPQARIRSAFRDSLTGRARLVLVSGEAGIGKTALLTEATREAAERDALTVWGTCWDAERAPGYWPWAQVLREMVDRADAELVDAISDEDRRALARLVPALQSGGSEATTEGLDSDRARFGFFDAVARWLERSARGRPVVVTLDDLQWADASSLELLEFVVRAHRPVPLLLLGAYRHDELRPEIGEILATISLRADNIRLQGLSATEVRELLAHTGGDDVAERWGDDVHGRTGGHPFLVREVSHALTSDQTSDVVPAAAHDLIARRVARLHPDCRRVLDAAAVAGNEVLPDVLADVLNLPASAVVSHVVDAVRAGVLTTSGDGGAGMKFAHDLYRETVYADLPTPERLALHQQVGAALERRAARGGSVFAGEVARHFAAAAVVDGPDRAIRWALEAAAADRTRLAFVEAAAHLARVRSALDDAGVAVAADALVDLLVAQADAASRAGDPARPRELLHEAHRHAVRLGDPERLAAVALGLQSLGARYAMPRDEVVAVLEEARSAVEGRASAVEAEITASLARELHHSVPKDRARARPLSERAVEIARALDDPATLAACLLARHDILWTPGAAAERVDVAREIVALADRGRDDERRSQGHLLTANALLESGSPAFRAELDEFLRLEEGFRQPRHEYLALTRRAGVSLLEGSLDEGERLIHEAAALGERIGEPDTGNVRMSQLLELARARGEPDQLEATAKMAIGWWIGIPSHAHAVAAGLLADAGDLGGARRALDTVLELGTWREDRSYVWSVFVGSLTVAAARLGNLDLSRQLLQDLAPLAETCGVNGAIVCFVGSHAHWAGVAAKTLGRTEQARDLLLRALMVHQRLGARAWEAETCAELATLDADGAPYGDRAAELAAELGLVGLAARLPRRESGGSRSTPAAWYRDGDVWKVAYGGRSALIRDAKGLHDLAALLARPGEDVPALDLAGSGIRGSESASPVLDAQARAEFRRRINDLEDDLAEAQADDDRGRIERLETERDTLLAELRRATGLGKDRGLGPRTVERARKAVTARIRDAIRRIEGALPELGSHLDRSIVTGNYCRYEPAEPMTWNLHGPEDHPNPLGTTSR; encoded by the coding sequence ATGGCGCAGGTCTTCACGGAGTTCATCGGACGCAGCGCGCCGCAGGCTCGGATCAGGAGCGCGTTCCGCGACTCCCTCACCGGCAGGGCCCGCCTGGTCCTGGTGAGTGGCGAGGCCGGGATCGGGAAGACCGCGTTGCTCACCGAAGCGACGCGTGAAGCCGCCGAGCGCGATGCGCTGACCGTGTGGGGCACCTGCTGGGACGCCGAACGAGCGCCGGGCTACTGGCCCTGGGCGCAGGTGCTGCGCGAGATGGTCGATCGAGCTGACGCCGAGCTCGTCGACGCGATAAGCGACGAAGATCGACGCGCCCTCGCAAGGCTCGTGCCCGCGCTGCAGAGTGGCGGATCCGAGGCGACGACGGAGGGATTGGACTCCGATCGAGCGCGGTTCGGTTTCTTCGATGCGGTCGCCCGCTGGCTCGAACGGAGCGCCCGGGGGCGGCCGGTGGTCGTCACCCTCGACGATCTTCAGTGGGCGGACGCCTCGTCGCTGGAGCTACTGGAGTTCGTGGTAAGGGCCCACCGTCCGGTGCCGTTGCTCCTCCTCGGCGCCTACCGACACGATGAGCTACGGCCCGAGATCGGGGAGATCCTGGCGACCATCAGCCTCCGCGCCGACAACATCCGGTTGCAGGGCCTGTCGGCGACCGAGGTGCGCGAGCTGCTTGCTCATACCGGCGGCGACGACGTCGCCGAGAGGTGGGGTGACGACGTCCATGGCCGTACCGGGGGCCATCCTTTCCTGGTTCGCGAGGTCTCGCACGCGCTCACCAGCGATCAGACGTCTGACGTCGTTCCCGCGGCCGCGCACGACCTGATCGCCCGCCGCGTTGCCCGCCTGCACCCAGACTGCCGTCGCGTGCTTGATGCAGCTGCAGTTGCCGGGAACGAGGTGCTTCCTGATGTGCTCGCAGATGTTCTGAACCTGCCGGCATCGGCGGTCGTGTCCCACGTCGTCGACGCTGTCAGAGCCGGAGTGCTGACCACGTCAGGCGATGGCGGAGCAGGGATGAAGTTCGCCCACGACCTGTATCGAGAGACCGTCTATGCAGATCTCCCGACGCCTGAGCGACTCGCGCTGCATCAGCAGGTGGGGGCCGCGCTGGAGCGGCGGGCGGCGCGCGGTGGAAGCGTGTTCGCTGGTGAAGTCGCGCGCCACTTCGCCGCGGCGGCCGTCGTCGATGGCCCCGATCGCGCGATCCGGTGGGCACTCGAGGCCGCCGCGGCAGACCGCACCCGGCTCGCCTTCGTCGAAGCTGCGGCCCATCTCGCTCGTGTTCGCAGCGCGCTGGATGACGCCGGCGTCGCGGTCGCCGCCGACGCGCTAGTCGACCTTCTCGTGGCACAGGCGGACGCCGCGAGCAGAGCCGGGGATCCCGCAAGACCACGCGAACTTCTCCATGAAGCCCACAGACATGCCGTCCGTCTCGGTGACCCCGAGCGTCTGGCGGCAGTAGCGCTCGGATTGCAAAGCCTCGGCGCCCGCTACGCGATGCCTCGCGACGAGGTCGTGGCCGTCCTCGAAGAAGCCCGGTCTGCCGTCGAAGGTCGGGCATCGGCGGTCGAAGCGGAGATCACCGCAAGCCTGGCACGAGAGCTGCACCACTCGGTGCCGAAGGACAGAGCGCGGGCCCGGCCGCTCAGCGAACGAGCCGTCGAGATAGCACGCGCCCTTGACGACCCCGCGACTCTCGCTGCCTGCTTGCTCGCCCGCCACGACATCTTGTGGACGCCGGGAGCAGCTGCGGAGCGGGTAGACGTCGCTCGCGAGATCGTGGCGCTGGCCGACCGGGGCCGAGATGATGAACGCCGCAGCCAAGGACACCTCCTCACCGCGAACGCCCTCCTCGAGAGCGGATCGCCGGCCTTCCGCGCGGAGCTCGACGAGTTCCTTCGCCTCGAGGAGGGTTTCCGGCAACCGCGCCACGAGTACCTCGCGCTCACGCGGCGCGCCGGGGTGTCGCTTCTCGAGGGATCCCTCGATGAGGGCGAGCGGCTGATTCACGAGGCCGCCGCGCTCGGGGAACGGATCGGCGAACCCGATACCGGGAACGTGCGCATGTCCCAGCTCCTCGAGCTCGCTCGCGCCCGAGGTGAACCCGATCAACTCGAAGCCACCGCGAAGATGGCTATCGGTTGGTGGATCGGGATTCCGTCGCATGCACACGCAGTCGCGGCGGGCCTGCTGGCGGACGCGGGTGACCTCGGCGGCGCCCGCCGGGCCCTCGATACCGTCCTCGAGCTCGGAACCTGGCGAGAGGATCGCAGCTACGTGTGGTCGGTCTTCGTCGGCAGCCTGACCGTCGCGGCCGCTCGTCTCGGGAACCTGGACCTAAGCCGTCAGCTTCTTCAGGACCTCGCACCGCTCGCAGAAACGTGCGGTGTGAACGGTGCCATCGTCTGCTTCGTCGGCAGCCACGCGCACTGGGCGGGGGTTGCCGCCAAGACCCTCGGACGAACCGAGCAGGCGCGCGACCTACTGCTTCGCGCGCTGATGGTCCACCAGCGACTGGGCGCGCGCGCCTGGGAGGCCGAGACGTGCGCTGAATTAGCCACGCTCGACGCCGACGGCGCCCCGTACGGCGATCGCGCCGCAGAGCTCGCCGCGGAACTCGGCCTGGTGGGCCTCGCGGCCCGCCTGCCGCGGCGCGAGTCCGGTGGCTCCAGGTCGACCCCCGCAGCGTGGTACCGCGACGGCGACGTCTGGAAGGTCGCGTACGGCGGCCGGTCGGCTCTGATCCGGGACGCAAAAGGACTCCACGATCTTGCTGCACTTCTTGCTCGTCCGGGCGAAGATGTCCCCGCGCTCGACCTCGCGGGGAGCGGCATCCGAGGAAGCGAAAGCGCCAGTCCAGTGCTCGACGCTCAGGCGCGGGCAGAGTTCCGACGCCGGATCAACGATCTCGAAGACGACCTTGCCGAAGCGCAAGCGGATGATGATCGCGGCCGTATCGAAAGGCTCGAGACGGAGCGCGACACGCTTCTGGCGGAGCTGCGTCGCGCTACCGGACTCGGCAAGGACCGCGGCCTCGGACCGCGGACGGTCGAGCGAGCCCGGAAAGCAGTCACAGCTCGCATCCGAGATGCGATCCGCCGCATCGAGGGCGCCCTACCGGAACTCGGCAGCCACCTCGACCGCTCCATCGTCACCGGCAACTACTGCCGCTACGAGCCCGCCGAACCCATGACATGGAACCTTCATGGCCCGGAGGATCACCCAAACCCGCTCGGCACCACATCTAGGTGA
- a CDS encoding YceI family protein, with the protein MTTSFDTTQIPGYIAGTWTIDPVHSDVSFKVRHLMVANVRGKFHGVTGTLVLAEDPIDSTVVAEIDLASIDTGNEQRDADLRSARFFDVANYPTMTYRSRSVRGDGDSFVVDGELSLHGIARDVELQVEVNGFGPDPYGGTRAGFTATTELDRRDFGITPDPPFDTVVGNTIKVVLEIEAVLTQPPPPSPAP; encoded by the coding sequence GTGACCACGAGCTTCGACACCACACAGATCCCCGGCTACATCGCGGGGACTTGGACGATCGACCCGGTCCACAGCGACGTGTCCTTCAAGGTCCGTCACCTGATGGTCGCAAACGTGCGGGGCAAGTTCCACGGCGTCACGGGGACGCTGGTCCTCGCCGAGGACCCGATCGACTCGACTGTCGTGGCGGAGATCGACTTGGCGTCGATCGACACCGGCAACGAGCAGCGCGACGCCGACCTCCGCTCGGCGCGCTTCTTCGACGTCGCCAACTACCCGACCATGACCTACCGCTCAAGGTCGGTCCGCGGCGACGGGGACTCCTTCGTCGTCGACGGCGAGCTCAGCCTGCACGGGATCGCCCGGGACGTGGAGCTGCAGGTCGAGGTGAACGGGTTCGGGCCGGATCCCTACGGCGGCACTCGCGCAGGGTTCACTGCCACCACCGAGCTCGACCGCCGCGACTTCGGCATCACGCCGGATCCGCCCTTCGACACCGTCGTGGGAAACACCATCAAGGTGGTTCTCGAGATCGAGGCCGTCCTCACCCAACCGCCCCCTCCCTCCCCAGCGCCATGA
- a CDS encoding class I SAM-dependent methyltransferase, whose translation MSTIETPAAAEVDQGKLEEFVGRFAGDLGAVLHAATVLIGDRLGLYKAMADCRWCAPEELAERTSTDLRYVREWLAAQAASGYAEYDAASGRFRLTPEQAFALTSEDNPLFAPGGVQVAASTLADVDLITGAFRTGRGVAWGEHHPDLFEGTLRFFRPNYVANLTEHWVPALAGVEEKLLAGTTVADIGCGAGASTILMARAYPASEFIGFDYHEESIAMARRSAAAAGVSERCSFEVATAKEYPGRGYGLVTVFDALHDMGDPTGVAAHVLSTLAPDGTWMIVEPFAHDRLEDNLNPVGRIFYSASTTICLPVSRSQEVDAGLGAQAGEARLRQVVTAGGFTRFRRVAEAPFNLVFEARP comes from the coding sequence ATGAGCACGATCGAGACGCCCGCCGCTGCGGAGGTCGACCAAGGCAAGCTGGAGGAGTTCGTCGGACGCTTCGCCGGAGACCTCGGCGCCGTCCTACATGCCGCGACGGTGCTCATCGGAGACCGCCTCGGCCTGTACAAAGCGATGGCGGACTGCCGTTGGTGCGCTCCCGAAGAGCTCGCCGAGCGTACGAGCACTGACCTGCGCTACGTGAGAGAGTGGCTGGCCGCGCAGGCAGCGAGCGGCTATGCCGAGTACGACGCCGCCTCGGGCCGCTTCCGGCTCACGCCGGAGCAGGCTTTCGCGCTCACCAGCGAAGACAACCCGTTGTTCGCTCCGGGAGGGGTACAGGTCGCGGCGTCCACCCTCGCCGACGTCGACCTGATCACCGGTGCATTCCGGACCGGACGGGGAGTGGCGTGGGGCGAGCACCATCCCGACCTGTTCGAGGGAACCCTGCGCTTCTTCCGCCCCAACTACGTCGCCAACCTGACCGAGCACTGGGTCCCCGCGCTGGCCGGCGTCGAGGAGAAGCTCCTCGCCGGGACCACTGTCGCCGACATCGGCTGCGGTGCTGGGGCGTCGACGATCCTCATGGCGCGCGCCTACCCCGCATCGGAATTCATCGGGTTCGATTACCACGAGGAATCGATCGCTATGGCTCGCCGATCGGCGGCTGCAGCCGGTGTCTCTGAGCGGTGCTCCTTCGAGGTGGCGACGGCCAAGGAGTATCCGGGAAGGGGCTATGGGCTGGTGACGGTCTTCGATGCACTCCACGACATGGGCGATCCCACTGGGGTCGCGGCGCACGTCCTGTCCACCCTTGCGCCGGACGGCACGTGGATGATCGTCGAGCCGTTCGCCCACGATCGCCTGGAGGACAACCTCAACCCGGTGGGGCGCATCTTCTACTCGGCCTCCACGACCATTTGCCTGCCCGTATCCCGTTCGCAAGAAGTCGACGCCGGCCTCGGTGCTCAGGCGGGTGAAGCCCGTCTCCGCCAGGTCGTCACAGCCGGTGGCTTCACCCGCTTCAGGCGCGTAGCCGAGGCACCCTTCAACCTCGTCTTCGAGGCGCGGCCGTGA
- a CDS encoding AAA family ATPase, with amino-acid sequence MRARASDLLLERQGELESARLAVAAAAAGQGRVLLVEGPAGIGKTRLLEAIASIAHDGGFEVHGARGDDLETGFGYGVLRQLLGPVLARLDPAERAVVLEGAASFLASLLEGTPGPLSSEVGDAEVLAAYGLYQVIQDLAERRPLMLLVDDAHWTDQPSLHALGFLARRLGDLPVLLLLGYRPAVDARLKDLLGRFDAVPGSVRLNPSPLGEEAVSMLARATLDRDIDTALCRHLLHVTGGNPFLIQELLAALLVDKQESADLEAKDMERLVPERVGQSVLRRVAAAGDQARTLADACAVLGEATLQEAAQLAGLDELEAVTAADGLVNADILVPGPHLRFAHPLLRQAVRAHIPPARRALAHGRAARLLGERGSPLDRVAAHLREALARGDAWVVETLLTAAARERERGSPETAVPLLARALAEPPPLHLRFRVTLTLAQAQAQTGHPDAVTTARQALAFAGGPSEEAEATLHLARTLALAGDFWSAVDLFDKQAAASNALDPDLALQVEAELLGAARLHRDTREEALARLDRLAPVALPPRPASVVLLANLALTGLERSEAPEKIAHLAQLALSEDWLVESGSFQFAYAAEALIFVDRLEEARSACDAAVEAAQRGGSVMLSVVAHGLRTELNLRRGAVAEAEADARLSYRLSAELADRGLPASGKPYGRAHLANALMARGEWDEAGRVLTDVETDERAEENPFFLHRRGLLRLAQGDAAAALSDFLESGRSSEGRGGVDTPSMLPWRSDAALALQQLSEEERAMELASQELDLARKQDVPGAIAEALIAIGLIEGGEHGIRRLRDAVDLLEGSPRVLTRVRGLTELGSMLRRNGDSRAAREYLVKALDLAHHHGATALGARAREELVIAGGRPRRPAVTGIAALTPSERRVARFVHEGLTNRQIAGRLFISARTVSAHLTHIYQKLGVASRAELNALLKDSV; translated from the coding sequence GTGCGAGCCCGGGCGTCAGACCTGCTTCTGGAGCGGCAGGGCGAACTCGAGTCGGCCCGTCTGGCCGTTGCCGCAGCGGCCGCGGGCCAGGGCCGCGTCCTGCTGGTGGAGGGTCCCGCCGGGATCGGCAAGACTCGCCTCCTCGAGGCGATCGCGTCCATCGCCCATGACGGCGGGTTCGAAGTGCACGGTGCACGAGGTGATGACCTCGAGACCGGATTTGGCTACGGCGTGCTGCGCCAGCTACTCGGTCCGGTCCTGGCGCGACTCGACCCGGCGGAGCGCGCCGTCGTCCTCGAGGGAGCCGCTTCGTTCCTTGCATCGCTCCTGGAGGGGACCCCCGGCCCGCTGTCTAGTGAGGTTGGTGACGCGGAGGTCCTGGCGGCCTATGGCCTGTACCAAGTGATCCAGGACCTGGCCGAACGCAGACCACTAATGCTGCTGGTCGACGACGCGCACTGGACGGACCAGCCATCGCTGCACGCGCTGGGATTCCTGGCGCGCCGCCTCGGCGATCTGCCCGTCCTCCTGCTTTTGGGATACCGGCCCGCGGTAGACGCCCGCCTGAAGGACCTGCTCGGAAGGTTCGACGCAGTACCCGGATCGGTACGCCTCAACCCGTCACCGCTGGGTGAAGAGGCTGTGTCGATGCTCGCCCGTGCGACCCTCGACCGCGACATCGATACTGCCCTTTGCCGCCACCTGTTGCATGTCACTGGAGGAAATCCCTTCCTCATTCAGGAGCTGCTCGCCGCGCTCTTGGTCGACAAGCAGGAATCGGCCGACCTCGAGGCCAAGGACATGGAGCGGCTCGTTCCGGAGCGTGTCGGTCAATCCGTCCTCCGGCGGGTTGCCGCCGCCGGCGATCAGGCCAGGACATTGGCGGATGCTTGCGCCGTGCTCGGCGAGGCGACGCTGCAGGAGGCGGCGCAGCTCGCAGGGCTCGACGAGCTCGAGGCCGTCACCGCAGCGGATGGCTTGGTCAACGCCGACATACTCGTCCCCGGACCTCATCTGCGGTTCGCCCACCCCCTCCTGCGCCAAGCGGTCCGGGCCCACATTCCTCCGGCGCGACGAGCACTGGCCCATGGGCGGGCCGCCCGCCTCCTCGGCGAGCGGGGATCGCCTCTCGATCGGGTCGCCGCGCACCTGCGGGAGGCGCTGGCGCGGGGAGATGCGTGGGTCGTCGAGACGCTGCTTACTGCCGCCGCCCGGGAGCGGGAGCGGGGATCGCCTGAAACGGCGGTCCCGTTGCTCGCTCGTGCCCTTGCCGAGCCACCGCCGCTGCACCTGCGCTTCCGCGTCACGCTGACGCTCGCCCAAGCGCAGGCCCAGACCGGCCATCCTGACGCGGTCACCACCGCGCGCCAAGCTCTCGCGTTCGCGGGAGGACCGAGCGAGGAGGCAGAGGCGACGCTCCACCTGGCGCGGACGCTTGCTCTCGCGGGAGATTTCTGGTCGGCCGTCGACCTGTTCGACAAGCAGGCGGCCGCCTCGAACGCGCTCGATCCGGATCTGGCGCTGCAGGTGGAGGCGGAGTTGCTGGGTGCCGCCCGTCTCCACCGCGACACGCGCGAGGAGGCCTTGGCTCGGCTCGACCGCCTGGCGCCGGTGGCGCTCCCGCCCCGGCCCGCGAGCGTGGTGCTGCTGGCCAATCTGGCGCTCACCGGCCTGGAGAGGAGCGAGGCGCCGGAGAAGATCGCTCACCTCGCGCAGCTGGCCTTAAGCGAGGACTGGCTGGTCGAGAGTGGGAGCTTTCAGTTCGCGTACGCGGCAGAGGCCCTGATCTTCGTGGACCGGTTGGAGGAGGCAAGGAGCGCCTGTGATGCGGCGGTCGAGGCGGCGCAACGCGGCGGATCGGTCATGCTCTCTGTCGTCGCGCACGGGTTGCGCACCGAGCTGAACCTGCGCCGGGGGGCGGTGGCAGAAGCGGAAGCCGACGCGCGGCTCTCCTACCGCCTCTCCGCCGAACTGGCGGACAGGGGGCTGCCGGCATCCGGTAAGCCGTACGGTCGAGCGCACTTGGCGAACGCCCTCATGGCACGAGGTGAGTGGGACGAGGCGGGTCGCGTCCTCACCGATGTCGAGACGGACGAGCGTGCCGAGGAAAACCCTTTCTTCCTCCACCGCCGCGGCTTGCTTCGGCTCGCGCAAGGCGATGCAGCTGCTGCCTTGTCGGATTTTCTCGAGTCCGGCCGCTCGTCGGAGGGACGGGGAGGCGTCGACACGCCCTCGATGCTTCCATGGCGCTCTGACGCGGCGCTGGCTCTCCAGCAGCTCTCTGAGGAGGAGCGAGCGATGGAGTTAGCCTCGCAGGAGCTCGACCTGGCTAGGAAGCAAGACGTCCCGGGCGCGATCGCCGAAGCGCTCATCGCGATCGGGCTCATCGAGGGCGGGGAGCACGGAATCCGCCGGCTGCGAGACGCGGTGGACCTCCTGGAAGGATCGCCTCGAGTGCTCACGCGAGTGCGTGGCCTGACCGAGCTCGGGTCGATGCTGCGACGAAATGGCGACTCCCGCGCCGCTCGGGAGTACCTCGTCAAGGCGCTCGACCTTGCTCATCACCACGGAGCGACCGCCCTTGGGGCCCGTGCACGCGAAGAGCTCGTGATCGCCGGCGGACGTCCCCGTCGACCGGCCGTCACGGGTATCGCGGCGCTGACCCCTAGCGAACGGCGAGTCGCGCGTTTCGTTCACGAGGGGCTGACGAACCGACAGATCGCCGGTCGATTGTTCATCTCGGCGCGCACGGTGTCGGCCCACCTCACGCACATCTATCAGAAGCTGGGGGTGGCCAGCCGCGCGGAGCTGAACGCACTTCTCAAGGACAGCGTCTGA